One window from the genome of Solea solea chromosome 2, fSolSol10.1, whole genome shotgun sequence encodes:
- the scn1laa gene encoding sodium channel, voltage-gated, type I-like, alpha isoform X1, translating to MAQLVPPGPDSFRPFTRESLNAIERRIAQENAKKPKGEKKKRNDENVPKASRDLGTGKSLPLLYRDIPKGMVSTPLEDLDPFYSNQKTFIVLNKGKTIYRFNAAPALYLLSPFNPLRKISIKILVHSLFNVVIMCTILANCAFMTLSRQPDWAKNVEYTFTAIYTSEFLIKVLAQGFCIGKFTFLRDPWNWLDFSVIILAYVTEFVNLGNFSAIRIFRVLRAFKAISVIPGLKTIVGALFQSVKKLSNVMILTVFCLSVFALIGLQLFMGHLKQKCVKNPRNISSYIGTDAFNLTEFILNSENHYKLPGKRDPLLCGNGSEAGQCPEGYVCLRVGKNPDYGYTSFDSFGWAFLSLFRLMTQDYWEFLYQQTLRAAGKPYMLFFVLVIFLGSFYLINLILAVVAMAYEEQSQATIKEAKEKEEEYQAMLEQLKQQQEDNQAAATVAATDTGQASDKAGGTESSSETSKLSSKSAKERRNRRKKRKEEEGKGADEKFPKSESQDSIKKARCRFSVDANLLNYNMKSSPAHQSFLSFRGPPFSPRRNSRTSLFSFRSQTQDVGSENEFADDENSIFEDNLNQRGSVFLPRAFERRSSSMSQCSFLSHLLFPASGIKHSSVDCNGVVSLVGGNSLPSSPVRRHLPKVTVDMASITDNADTTDAEYRQASGGANQEYMDFLDGPEARQRALSTASVITSTMEELEESRQKCPACWNKFAHTFLIWECCPAWLKIKKLVKLIVMDPFADLTITICIVLNTLFMAMEHYPMTGRFSSMLKVGNQVFTGIFTAEMVLKIIALDPYHYFQERWNIFDGIIVCLSMMELCLEKVGGMSVLRSFRLLRVFKLAKSWPTLNTLIKIIGNSVGALGNLTLVLAIIVFIFAVVGMQLFGKKYNDCVCKISPSCTLPRWHMSDFFHSFLIVFRVLCGEWIETMWDCMEVAGTPMCIIVYMMVMVIGNLVVLNLFLALLLSSFSADNLAATEDDRDTNNLKIAIARIHRGIAFAKSILRSSCNSVCLRNKKKRKAEDKSLDELQKPFGPNGVPDHTIKDFPKNGNGDVTGVDKTGDKYIVSSKSDDSIMSFINNPSLTITVPIAVGESDFENLNTEDFSSASSEPAGFHMTADDDGQLSSSEGSTVDGLPPGEGRESIDFELEESMDPDGCFPEDCVQKFQCCQVNVEVGWWKVWWTLRKTCFRIVEHNWFESFIIFMILLSSGALAFEDVYIEKRKTIKTVLEFADKIFTYIFILEMLLKWVAYGFAKYFTNAWCWLDFLIVDVSLVSLVATAMGYSDLGPIKSLRTLRALRPLRALSRFEGMRVVVNALLGAIPSIFNVLLVCLIFWLIFSIMGVNLFAGKYYYCTNKTSDEPLPTSLVKNVTDCKAQPGTRWRLHKINFDNVGAGYLALLQVATFKGWMEIMFAAVDSQANQEEQPEYEINLIMYLYFVVFIIFGAFFTLNLFIGVIIDNFNQQKKKFGGQDIFMTEEQKKYYNAMKKLGSKKPQKPIPRPSNKIQAYIFDFTTKQAFDIVIMVLIWLNMVAMMVETDDQSDEMEDILYYINIVFISIFTGECLLKMISLRHYFFTNGWNIFDFIVVILSIIGMFLADLIEKYFVSPTLFRVIRLARIGRVLRLIKSAKGIRTLLFALMMSLPALFNIGLLLFLVMFIYAIFAMSNFAYVKREAGIDDLFNFETFGNSMICLFQITTSAGWDGLLSPLLNKNKDDCDPTKEHPGSSVVGDCGNPPVAIAFFVSYIIICFLIVVNMYIAVILENFSVATEESADPLSEDDFEMFYEVWERFDPHATQFMEYNKLAEFADALEPPLRIAMPNRLELIAMDLPMVSGERIHCLDILFAFTKRVLGEGGEMDVLRGQMEERFMASNPSKVSYEPITTTLRRKQEDMSAVVIQRAFRHYIKAIAAGKRSDTSYDVVQKDKALIDNEIVVKDDLKKNQDTHQSELAPSTASQSSCNSVTTNGKNKYEKDKSEKEVVGKDVRDQDE from the exons ATGGCACAACTTGTACCGCCAGGTCCAGACAGCTTCCGTCCTTTTACTCGTGAGTCCCTCAATGCCATTGAGAGACGGATCGCTCAGGAGAACGCCAAGAAACCAAAAGGCGAGAAGAAAAAACGCAATGATGAGAATGTGCCCAAGGCCAGCCGTGACCTGGGAACAGGCAAATCGCTCCCTCTCCTGTACAGGGACATCCCTAAAGGCATGGTGTCGACACCGCTGGAGGACCTGGACCCCTTCTACAGTAATCAGAAA ACTTTTATAGTATTAAACAAAGGAAAGACCATCTACCGCTTCAACGCCGCTCCTGCCTTGTACCTCCTGAGTCCTTTCAACCCTCTCAGAAAAATATCAATCAAGATTTTGGTGCACTC ATTGTTCAACGTGGTGATCATGTGCACCATCCTTGCCAACTGTGCGTTCATGACACTGAGTAGGCAGCCTGACTGGGCAAAGAATGTGGA GTACACATTCACTGCAATCTATACCTCTGAATTCCTCATTAAAGTTTTAGCTCAAGGGTTCTGTATCGGAAAGTTCACGTTTCTGAGAGATCCCTGGAACTGGCTGGATTTCTCTGTCATTATTTTGGC GTATGTAACAGAGTTTGTAAACCTAGGCAATTTTTCAGCTATTCGCATTTTCAGAGTGCTGAGAGCTTTCAAAGCTATTTCAGTTATACCAG GCCTGAAGACCATCGTTGGCGCGTTGTTCCAGTCAGTAAAGAAGCTTTCCAATGTGATGATCCTTACAGTCTTCTGCTTAAGCGTCTTTGCCCTTATAGGGTTGCAACTATTTATGGGTCATTTAAAGCAAAAGTGTGTAAAGAATCCAAGAAACATTTCATCATATATTGGGACAGACGCCTTCAACTTGACTGAATTCATACTCAATAGCG AAAATCACTATAAACTTCCAGGAAAGCGAGATCCACTGCTCTGTGGAAATGGCAGTGAAGCTGG GCAGTGTCCAGAGGGTTACGTTTGCCTTCGGGTGGGAAAGAACCCCGACTATGGCTACACAAGCTTCGACTCATTCGGTTGGGCCTTCCTTTCTTTGTTTAGACTGATGACACAGGATTACTGGGAATTCCTTTATCAACAG aCGTTGCGAGCAGCAGGGAAGCCGTACATGTTGTTCTTTGTGCTGGTGATATTCCTTGGTTCCTTCTACCTGATCAACCTTATCTTGGCTGTAGTAGCCATGGCCTACGAGGAGCAGAGCCAAGCCACCATTAAAGAGGctaaggagaaggaggaggagtatCAGGCCATGCTGGAGCAGCTGAAACAACAGCAAGAGGATAATCAG GCAGCAGCAACTGTAGCTGCGACTGACACTGGGCAGGCCAGTGACAAAGCTGGCGGCACTGAGAGCTCCTCTGAAACCTCCAAGCTCAGTTCTAAAAGTGCCAAGGAGAGACGCAACAGgcggaaaaaaagaaaggaggaggagggcaaagGGGCTGATGAGAAATTCCCCAAATCGGAGTCGCAGGACAGTATAAAGAAGGCTCGCTGCCGCTTCTCTGTGGATGCAAACCTGCTCAACTACAACATGAAAAGCTCCCCTGCACATCAG TCCTTTCTGAGTTTTCGTGGACCGCCGTTCTCACCGAGACGGAACAGCAGGACCAGCCTTTTCAGTTTTCGAAGCCAAACACAGGACGTAGGATCGGAGAATGAGTTTGCCGACGATGAGAACAGTATTTTTGAGGACAACCTGAATCAGCGAGGCTCTGTTTTTCTTCCCCGAGCGTTTGAGCGACGAAGCAGCAGCATGAGCCAGTGCAGCTTCTTGTCACATCTCCTTTTTCCAGCCAGCGGGATCAAGCACAGCTCAGTAGACTGTAATGGGGTAGTGTCCCTGGTGGGTGGGAATTCTCTGCCATCATCACCTGTGAGGCGCCACCTGCCTAAAGTGACAGTGGATATGGCTTCCATCACAGACAAT GCTGATACCACTGATGCAGAGTACAGACAGGCCAGTGGAGGAGCAAACCAGGAGTATATGGACTTCCTTGATGGCCCAGAGGCCAGACAGAGAGCTCTTAGCACAGCTAGTGTCATTACCAGCACAATGGAGG AGCTTGAAGAGTCGAGGCAGAAGTGTCCTGCTTGCTGGAACAAGTTTGCCCACACTTTCCTCATCTGGGAATGCTGTCCAGCATGGCTGAAGATCAAGAAGCTGGTTAAACTAATTGTGATGGACCCGTTTGCAGACCTCACCATCACCATATGCATCGTACTTAACACGTTGTTTATGGCAATGGAGCATTATCCAATGACTGGGCGTTTCTCCTCTATGCTGAAAGTGGGAAATCAG GTTTTCACTGGTATATTCACTGCGGAAATGGTCCTCAAGATCATTGCGCTGGATCCATACCATTACTTCCAGGAGAGGTGGAATATTTTTGACGGAATCATTGTCTGTTTAAGCATGATGGAGCTTTGTTTGGAAAAAGTGGGTGGCATGTCTGTTCTGAGATCGTTCCGACTG CTGAGAGTATTCAAGTTGGCCAAATCATGGCCCACTCTAAACACACTAATCAAAATAATTGGCAATTCAGTGGGGGCTTTGGGCAACCTGACCCTGGTTCTGGCTATCATCGTCTTTATCTTTGCCGTGGTGGGCATGCAgctgtttggaaaaaaatacaatgactgtgtgtgtaaaatctCACCCAGCTGCACTCTGCCCCGATGGCACATGAGTGACTTCTTCCATTCATTCCTCATTGTGTTCCGAGTGCTTTGTGGAGAGTGGATAGAGACCATGTGGGACTGTATGGAGGTGGCTGGGACGCCCATGTGCATCATTGTCTACATGATGGTCATGGTTATTGGAAACCTTGTG GTGCTGAACCTGTTCCTGGCCTTGCTGCTGAGTTCCTTTAGTGCCGACAACCTGGCAGCGACAGAGGATGACAGGGATACGAACAATCTGAAGATTGCCATTGCCCGGATTCACAGAGGAATCGCTTTTGCCAAGTCCATACTCCGCAGCAGCTGCAACAGTGTCTGTCTCCGgaacaagaagaaaaggaagGCTGAGGACAAATCGCTTGATGAGCTTCAGAAACCTTTTGGACCAAACGGTGTCCCCGACCACACCATCAAAGACTTTCCAAAGAATGGCAATGGGGATGTGACTGGAGTGGACAAGACTGGAGACAAGTATATAGTCAGCAGCAAGAGTGATGATTCTATAATGTCTTTCATCAACAATCCGAGTCTGACTATCACGGTTCCTATTGCTGTGGGGGAGTCTGACTTTGAAAACCTCAACACGGAGGACTTCAGCAGTGCCTCTTCTGAACCAGCAGGATTCCATATG ACTGCAGATGACGACGGGCAGCTCAGCTCCTCAGAGGGCAGCACAGTGGATGGTTTGCCACCCGGGGAAGGCAGAGAGTCCATTGACTTTGAACTTGAAGAATCTATGGATCCTGACGGCTGCTTTCCTGAAG ACTGCGTGCAGAAGTTCCAGTGCTGTCAGGTGAATGTGGAGGTGGGATGGTGGAAGGTGTGGTGGACGCTAAGAAAGACCTGTTTCCGGATAGTGGAGCACAACTGGTTTGAGAgcttcatcatcttcatgatCCTGCTCAGCAGTGGAGCACTG gCATTTGAAGATGTCTACATTGAGAAGAGGAAGACCATAAAAACTGTGTTGGAGTTTGCAGACAAAATCTTCACCTACATCTTCATTCTCGAGATGTTATTGAAGTGGGTGGCGTATGGATTTGCCAAATACTTCACTAATGCCTGGTGCTGGTTGGACTTCCTCATTGTTGAT GTGTCATTGGTCAGCCTGGTGGCCACTGCTATGGGATATTCTGATCTCGGTCCCATCAAGTCTTTGAGAACCCTGCGAGCTTTGAGGCCTCTGAGAGCGTTGTCGCGGTTTGAGGGCATGAGG GTGGTTGTTAACGCCCTGCTCGGCGCCATTCCTTCCATCTTCAATGTGCTGCTGGTATGTCTCATATTCTGGCTCATCTTCAGCATCATGGGCGTCAACTTATTTGCGGGGAAGTACTACTACTGTACTAACAAAACCTCAGATGAGCCTCTCCCTACGTCACTGGTCAAAAACGTGACGGATTGCAAAGCACAGCCGGGGACTCGCTGGAGACTTCACAAAATCAACTTTGACAATGTTGGAGCCGGTTATCTCGCACTGCTGCAAGTG GCTACATTCAAGGGCTGGATGGAAATCATGTTTGCTGCCGTGGACTCGCAAGCAAAt CAAGAAGAGCAACCTGAGTATGAGATCAACCTGATTATGTACCTGTATTTTGTTGTGTTCATCATATTTGGGGCCTTCTTCACACTGAATCTCTTTATTGGTGTCATCATAGACAATTTCAATCAGCAGAAGAAAAAG TTTGGAGGTCAGGACATCTTCATGACTGAGGAACAGAAGAAATACTATAATGCCATGAAAAAGCTGGGctcaaagaaaccacaaaaaccTATTCCGAGACCATCA AACAAGATTCAAGCGTACATCTTTGACTTCACAACAAAACAGGCGTTTGATATTGTAATAATGGTTCTGATATGGCTCAACATGGTCGCAATGATGGTGGAAACCGACGATCAGTCAGACGAAATGGAAGACATTCTCTACTACATAAACATCGTATTCATTTCCATCTTCACTGGAGAGTGTTTGTTGAAGATGATCTCTCTCCGCCATTACTTTTTCACCAACGGCTGGAATATCTTCGATTTCATCGTCGTCATTCTCTCCATCATTG GTATGTTTCTTGCTGACCTGATAGAAAAGTATTTCGTTTCGCCGACACTGTTCCGAGTCATCCGACTGGCTCGGATCGGCCGAGTCCTCCGCCTGATTAAAAGCGCCAAAGGAATCCGCAcacttttgtttgctttgatgatgtcacttcctgcccTGTTTAACATTGGTCTCCTGCTCTTCTTGGTGATGTTTATCTACGCTATCTTTGCCATGTCAAACTTTGCTTACGTCAAAAGGGAGGCGGGCATTGATGACCTCTTCAATTTTGAGACGTTTGGCAACAGCATGATCTGCTTGTTCCAGATCACCACCTCGGCAGGGTGGGATGGCCTCCTTTCTCCCCttctcaacaaaaacaaagatgattGTGACCCTACTAAGGAGCATCCTGGCAGTTCTGTTGTAGGAGACTGTGGAAACCCTCCTGTGGCGATTGCTTTCTTTGTTAGCTACATCATCATCTGTTTCCTGATTGTGGTGAATATGTACATTGCAGTCATCCTGGAAAACTTCAGCGTGGCCACCGAGGAGAGCGCGGACCCACTAAGCGAGGATGATTTCGAAATGTTTTATGAGGTATGGGAAAGGTTTGATCCTCATGCGACACAGTTCATGGAGTACAACAAGCTGGCAGAATTTGCAGATGCTTTGGAGCCGCCGTTACGCATAGCCATGCCTAACCGGCTTGAACTGATCGCCATGGATCTACCCATGGTGAGTGGCGAACGCATTCACTGCTTGGATATCCTGTTCGCATTCACTAAACGTGTTTTAGGGGAGGGTGGCGAGATGGATGTCCTCAGGGGGCAGATGGAGGAGCGCTTCATGGCCTCCAACCCTTCCAAGGTGTCCTACGAGCCCATCACTACCACCTTACGTCGCAAACAGGAGGACATGTCAGCCGTCGTCATCCAGCGAGCTTTCAGGCACTATATTAAGGCAATTGCGGCCGGCAAGCGTTCAGACACATCCTatgatgtcgtccaaaaggataAAGCACTCATTGACAACGAGATTGTCGTCAAGGAcgatctaaaaaaaaatcaagacacTCATCAGAGTGAACTAGCACCTTCAACTGCCTCTCAGTCGTCATGTAACAGTGTgacaacaaatggaaaaaacaaatatgaaaaggACAAAAGTGAAAAGGAGGTTGTGGGCAAAGATGTCCGAGACCAAGATGAATAA